ACCAGTGGCGAgtgtgaacaacactgcagaCTGTAGTCTCTCTTAACAGACTAATGATCTCCAAACAGCCCTATGTCCTTTTAGTGCACATCACCGTCTGCCTGTCTGCTCATCACCCTGACTGCTCAATTTATCATGAACTATAGAGTAGACCATGTATGTGTGAGTACTCAGTCTAATGATTGTTGTCTGTTGAACCATGAAAACGTCCTAAAATCAGTGTAAGCCGCGGTTATTGtcacaaacattcaaatgaatgaataaaatgtgcagCAGATACTCCTCATATCCACTCCCTGTGATCACTCTTTGGTCTGTTGTAATAAGCTTTGATCAAACAGACACTTCTAGATCATTTCTGTCTGTCTTCCTTCTTCACCTTCCAGGAAGTCCTCTCTGGAGATGAGGCTGTCATTGTCTTTGCTGAAGCCTGGAGCGCCATACAACAAGAAGTAGGATCCCTCGTCCTGGTTGACCCCGAGCAGCACTGAAGTGTCTTTAAAGTTTCCTGAGTTCAGCATGGCCTCGGGTGTGTCGGGGAGAACCACGCCATCGACCATGGGGACGAAGGAGAACCTGAAGAGGGCCGACCATGGCAGGACCTGATCAGAGGGGTACGACAGGGAAACAGTGAGTAtgtctgaccaatcagaggacTGTCAAGGATACTGAGGACTGTGAGATCTAGTTTTTCCTTGCAGTTACCTGCCATTCCTGGTCGATGAGCTCCTGGGGTGTTTTGCTCCTAAGACAGTCCACCAGCTCTGTGTCGTTACCTCCATTGCAGCCGACCAGTTTCCCTAGCAGCGTGGCCCGTCTCCGGGCCTCAGCGGGGCTGACCGAGGCCCAGGGGCAGTTAGGGACACCGCTCTGAAGGATGGCCCGGGTAAAGGTGGGCCGGCTGTTGGGAGACAAGAGGTGGTACCCGACAGAAGCTCCACCAGCGCTTTCTCCAAAGATTGTCACCTGATAAGGACAATCAAccacagagttttaaaacagtCTTTCACTTGATACACATTTAAAAGTCTCAAGACTTTTAAGGCCCAAACTAAGCAAAACATGGACCAAATGAAAAACCTCTGCAGGAAATCCTAACTTAAAGGAACAAACAGATTGGTAATGAATGTACATGTACCTGTCTGGGGTTTCCTCCAAAGGCATGGATGTTGTCTTGGACCCACTGCAGCGCCATCCTCTGGTCAAGCAGACCCACATTTCCAGGAGCTTCTGAAGAGCCATGCAGAGCGAGGAAGCCAAACGCTCCAATCCGATAGTTCATGGAGACCACGATGACCGTTTCACTGTGAGCGAGGTAGCGACCGTCGTATACATCCAGAGAAGAAGAGCCGCTGTAGAAACCTGGTGGATAGATCAACAAGCTGTTAATGTCACACAGAAAACAGATGTTTTGTTTGCATTCAAATGGCCTATGATTTGgcagaaatggagggaaaaaggccccaacatccccagctagGCCAACATgctgtcctctgcctttaatgacatcatcaaagcttataaaaaaaattcaattttctgcctttaaagatcatcttcaaaagcagatgatggaatgttggtgaagctagGGATGTTGgggctttttttcctttgttctgGCTCAATAGTTTGCAACTTTTAGAAAAGTAGCTGGAACTGGCAAAGAGTGAGGGAAACCTTCGCTCCTTGCTGGTTCCAGCTGACCTGACCCCCTTCAGTCCCGGCTGACCTGACTGGAGTGAGTATTTTGATGAATGGGAAGTCAGTACCTCCTCCGTAGATCCACACCATGACAGTGAGGTTGTGTGGTCTTGCCGAGGATGGCACCCATATGTTCAGATACAGACAGTCCTCGCTCATCTCTCTGTTAGGGTTCCACATCTCGCTGCCATGGAAACCAGGGTACGATGTGTCCACAAACTGGTAGCAGGCGTTGGGGTACTCCATGGCTTCATACACCCCCGTCCAGGGGCGTTTGGGCTCGGCGCGGCGGAAACGCCGCTTCCCCACGGGAGGCTCGGCAAAGGGGATGCCCAGGAAAGCGCTGACATAGCTGTGGTCCAGCACGGGCTGACGGAAGCCACGGACTCGCCCTGCACGGGTATTAACCACAAGGTCGGACTCGCTctgagaggagcagagggggatgaggagggagaggatgagcacggaggagaggaggaggaggatggaggtcTGCATGGTGGAGGCAGAGACGGTTGGCGTGGTCGAGATTCCCTCCGATCAGTCTGCGAGGGTGGGGTTGgatctgagagagagagagagagtaatgTAATTAGAGTGATGGAGAGCAGGCAGAGATAGATCAGACCAGAACAGGGAGCAGGAAGTCTTTGTCGTGTCATGGGGGGAAAAACAAAGATCTACTCAGACAGGTAGAGAATGGACATCTAAAGTCTTATTTTATATGTTAATTATTCATCAAACATCGTcctaaaacctttaaaatctgttttggtAACTCTCTAGGCTGCATGAATCAACGTAAACATCAGattcactgtgtgtgtgttttttttatctgtttaagaAGATTGAGCATGTCAGAGAGTATTAATGAAAACTATCCAGTGTCAACCCCAAATCTGTTTGACTATAGGTTCGGAAATCTCCTGGGAAATGAGCTGACAGAGGTGGTGGATTGTGCCTTAACAGAAAATCTTCATTTGACCATGAGATTCTCTAAGTCTTTTCCCTTATACTCCTCTACACCAGTGATAGCCAGGGTTGGATGGTATCATGTTTACAGGTAGTCTGTCTATACGCATGTATGAGCTGTTCAAGACAAACAGCAACATCAGTATTGGCTGATATCAGCTCTTTACAAAAATCAATAGTAGTAGCgggcaaggccgcccataaggggggatacaggggaaagctttctggggcccaatcAAGCTGggggctcatggaggtcagtaa
This genomic stretch from Cheilinus undulatus linkage group 22, ASM1832078v1, whole genome shotgun sequence harbors:
- the ache gene encoding acetylcholinesterase, whose product is MQTSILLLLSSVLILSLLIPLCSSQSESDLVVNTRAGRVRGFRQPVLDHSYVSAFLGIPFAEPPVGKRRFRRAEPKRPWTGVYEAMEYPNACYQFVDTSYPGFHGSEMWNPNREMSEDCLYLNIWVPSSARPHNLTVMVWIYGGGFYSGSSSLDVYDGRYLAHSETVIVVSMNYRIGAFGFLALHGSSEAPGNVGLLDQRMALQWVQDNIHAFGGNPRQVTIFGESAGGASVGYHLLSPNSRPTFTRAILQSGVPNCPWASVSPAEARRRATLLGKLVGCNGGNDTELVDCLRSKTPQELIDQEWQVLPWSALFRFSFVPMVDGVVLPDTPEAMLNSGNFKDTSVLLGVNQDEGSYFLLYGAPGFSKDNDSLISREDFLEGVKLSVPHANDIGLEAVVLQYTDWMDENNGIKNRDAMDDIVGDHNVICPLAHFARSYAQHFATKANAGLGGMNSGGNSQGGVYLYLFDHQASNLPWPEWMGVIHGYEIEFVFGLPLVKRLNYTLEEEKLSRRMMRYWANFARTGNPNLNHDGMVENKKRWPVFTLSEQKHVGLNTEPLKIHRGLRNQMCAFWNRFLPRLLNITDNIDEAERQWKVEFHRWSSYMMHWKSQFDHYSKQERCTDL